In a genomic window of Quercus lobata isolate SW786 chromosome 4, ValleyOak3.0 Primary Assembly, whole genome shotgun sequence:
- the LOC115987205 gene encoding F-box/kelch-repeat protein At3g06240-like, with protein MIFEPQQRVFSSRSESESKMYQTREPPTLRHRNNHLPYDVVLKILGQLPVKSVMRLRCVSKSLYSSIASPDFISTHLNNININNNNINHDNAHVIHIESESTRATNRQVCMVALARTFDRISEIGVPFDFPTKCVQIVGSCNGLLCLADYPPGNVVYLWNPSTRRFKKLSHTCLGLLKHVTLGFAYCSENNDYKVVRTSGSSLSTSEIEMYTLSSDSWKRVEISVTTDVIFCKNLVSPIPFVSGALHWMSSVKEENRMTETDIMAFDVNSEKFRKLALPHGSIDGPLLQRCVASFRGKLAFFEESGFQYSIWVMGDYGVVESWNKLFVVPFERVSCWISLTDYGSLMVWYRNDRAEGQGFEHALIDIETLQEKKDPDIQHPSYVATFMESLVLLDGTNVESYYWVGG; from the coding sequence ATGATCTTCGAACCTCAACAACGTGTGTTTAGCAGCCGATCTGAATCTGAATCGAAAATGTACCAGACGAGAGAACCACCGACTCTCCGACACAGGAACAACCATCTTCCTTACGACGTCGTACTGAAAATCCTGGGACAGCTACCGGTGAAATCAGTGATGAGATTAAGGTGTGTTTCCAAATCCTTGTACTCCTCAATCGCTAGTCCCGATTTCATCTCCACCCACCTTaacaacatcaacatcaacaacaacaacataaatCATGATAATGCTCATGTCATACACATAGAGTCGGAGAGTACACGTGCCACTAACAGACAAGTCTGTATGGTCGCTTTGGCCCGCACGTTTGATAGGATTTCTGAGATTGGAGTTCCTTTTGATTTTCCTACTAAGTGTGTCCAAATAGTGGGTTCCTGCAATGGCTTATTGTGTCTCGCTGATTATCCACCCGGTAATGTTGTCTATTTGTGGAACCCCAGTACTAGAAGATTCAAGAAGCTGTCTCATACTTGCTTAGGATTGCTAAAACATGTTACACTCGGATTTGCTTATTGCTCCGAGAATAATGACTATAAGGTTGTAAGGACTTCAGGTAGTTCTTTGTCCACGTCCGAGATTGAGATGTACACGTTAAGTTCGGATTCGTGGAAAAGGGTTGAAATTTCGGTGACAACAGATGTAATTTTCTGTAAAAACTTGGTTTCTCCAATCCCATTTGTTAGTGGGGCTTTACACTGGATGTCATCTGTTAAAGAAGAGAATCGCATGACGGAAACTGATATTATGGCGTTTGATGTCAATAGTGAGAAATTCAGAAAGCTAGCACTGCCTCATGGTTCTATCGATGGACCACTCCTTCAAAGATGTGTCGCATCATTCAGAGGGAAACTGGCTTTCTTTGAAGAATCTGGCTTCCAGTACTCCATTTGGGTGATGGGAGACTATGGTGTGGTTGAGTCTTGGAATAAGCTTTTTGTTGTACCATTTGAAAGGGTATCTTGTTGGATTTCCTTGACCGATTATGGTTCACTTATGGTTTGGTACAGAAATGATCGAGCAGAGGGGCAGGGATTTGAGCATGCTTTAATTGACATTGAAACTTTACAAGAGAAGAAGGACCCCGATATCCAACATCCTTCATATGTAGCGACTTTCATGGAGAGTCTTGTTTTACTTGATGGAACAAATGTGGAATCTTACTACTGGGTCGGTGGTTAG